The Micromonospora krabiensis genome window below encodes:
- a CDS encoding OsmC family protein — protein MPIRTASARWQGNLTEGSGTIRTGKGGIEGNYSFKSRFEEGEGTNPEELIGAAHAGCFSMAFSKALADAGSTATSVETTAKVHLDKTDAGMTVTRIELETVGQVPGIDESEFQKLAEAAKANCPISRLLSPGAEITLTARLSA, from the coding sequence ATGCCTATCCGTACCGCTTCCGCACGTTGGCAGGGCAACCTCACCGAGGGGTCCGGCACGATCCGCACCGGCAAGGGCGGGATCGAGGGGAACTACTCGTTCAAGTCGCGCTTCGAGGAGGGTGAGGGCACCAACCCCGAGGAGCTGATCGGCGCCGCGCATGCCGGCTGCTTCTCGATGGCCTTCTCCAAGGCGCTCGCCGACGCCGGCTCCACGGCGACGTCCGTCGAGACCACCGCCAAGGTCCACCTGGACAAGACCGACGCCGGCATGACCGTCACCCGCATCGAGCTGGAGACGGTGGGCCAGGTGCCCGGCATCGACGAGAGCGAGTTCCAGAAGCTCGCCGAGGCCGCCAAGGCGAACTGCCCGATCTCCCGGCTGCTCTCTCCGGGCGCCGAGATCACCCTCACCGCCCGCCTCAGCGCCTGA
- a CDS encoding bacterial proteasome activator family protein: protein MDPMTEALSAGQNDEPGREDTGHSGTVVVVGPDGQPVGTVQTDEGPGEDPTRLVEQPAKVMRIGSMIKQLLEEVKAAPLDDASRHRMREIHERSIVELKEGLAPELREELERISLPFTEEGAPSEGELRIAHAQLVGWLEGLFHGIQAALVAQQMAARVQLEQMRSGRQALPSGPGGVVPGMPGMGQASGEGHNTGQYL, encoded by the coding sequence ATGGATCCCATGACCGAAGCGCTCTCCGCTGGACAGAACGACGAGCCGGGCCGCGAGGACACCGGTCACTCCGGCACGGTGGTGGTGGTCGGCCCGGACGGCCAACCCGTCGGCACCGTGCAGACCGACGAGGGGCCGGGCGAGGACCCGACCCGGCTGGTCGAGCAGCCGGCCAAGGTGATGCGGATCGGCAGCATGATCAAACAGCTGCTGGAGGAGGTCAAGGCCGCCCCGCTCGACGACGCCAGCCGGCACCGCATGCGCGAGATCCACGAGCGGTCGATCGTCGAGCTGAAGGAGGGCCTCGCGCCGGAGCTGCGCGAGGAGCTGGAGCGGATCTCGCTGCCCTTCACCGAGGAGGGCGCGCCCAGCGAGGGCGAGCTGCGGATCGCCCACGCCCAGCTGGTCGGCTGGCTGGAGGGTCTCTTCCACGGCATCCAGGCGGCGCTGGTCGCCCAGCAGATGGCCGCCCGGGTCCAGTTGGAGCAGATGCGCTCCGGCCGGCAGGCGCTGCCCAGCGGCCCCGGCGGGGTGGTGCCCGGGATGCCGGGCATGGGGCAGGCGTCGGGCGAGGGCCACAACACCGGGCAGTACCTCTGA
- a CDS encoding metallopeptidase family protein: MEMSRERFEELVGDALDEVPEELLGLMSNVVILVEDDPPPGDEDLLGLYEGHALTERGWDYAGVLPDRIFIYRHPILRICDNEDDVVDEVAVTVVHEIAHHFGIDDERLHALGWA, translated from the coding sequence GTGGAGATGAGCCGCGAGCGCTTCGAGGAGCTGGTCGGTGACGCCCTCGACGAGGTGCCCGAGGAGCTGCTCGGCCTGATGAGCAACGTGGTCATCCTGGTCGAGGACGACCCGCCCCCCGGCGACGAGGACCTGCTCGGCCTCTACGAGGGGCACGCCCTCACCGAGCGCGGGTGGGACTACGCCGGTGTCCTGCCGGACCGCATCTTCATCTACCGCCACCCCATCCTGCGGATCTGCGACAACGAGGACGACGTCGTCGACGAGGTCGCGGTCACGGTGGTGCACGAGATCGCCCACCACTTCGGCATCGACGACGAGCGGCTGCACGCGCTGGGCTGGGCCTGA
- a CDS encoding PAS domain-containing protein produces MAHVELSLSEVFPPSAGAATAPEFDNFGQWCSTVTHADEPCLLIDAETTVVAISAAGCELLGLGKPEDLVGLPLLDGGLRLVDFTAHGVALTEQEVDKIPPLLALSSGRLARGLLRVRAAGEEASDATVDAISTPVLTEGAVAGSLTFFSGV; encoded by the coding sequence GTGGCCCACGTCGAACTCTCGCTCTCGGAAGTGTTTCCGCCGTCAGCGGGGGCCGCGACAGCGCCGGAGTTCGACAACTTCGGCCAGTGGTGCTCCACGGTCACCCACGCCGACGAGCCCTGCCTGCTGATCGACGCCGAGACGACGGTGGTGGCGATCTCCGCCGCCGGTTGTGAGCTGCTCGGCCTCGGCAAGCCGGAGGACCTGGTCGGCCTGCCACTGCTCGACGGCGGGCTGCGCCTGGTCGACTTCACGGCCCACGGGGTCGCGCTGACCGAGCAGGAGGTCGACAAGATCCCGCCGCTGCTGGCGCTCTCCTCGGGTCGGCTCGCCCGTGGCCTGCTGCGGGTGCGGGCGGCGGGCGAGGAGGCATCCGACGCGACGGTCGACGCGATCTCGACCCCGGTGCTCACCGAGGGGGCGGTCGCCGGCTCGCTCACCTTCTTCTCGGGCGTCTGA
- the pheA gene encoding prephenate dehydratase, with translation MPGTPPTRFVYLGPEGTFAEQALRTVPAAERGSRTPARSVGEALESVRSGDADAALVPLENSIGGAVGVTLDELAEGDPLVITREVILPVEFVLGARSGTDLTTIRSVAAHPQASTQCRNWLRTHLPDAVVVDVLSNGAAAAGAAGGDYDAAICAPIGATRHRLAVLADKIADHPDAVTRFALLSRPGPPPPPTGDDVTSLAVYIAHDRVGALLSVLMELAVRGVNLTRIESRPTGEALGRYVFFLDCSGHVADVRLGEALQGLRRVCADVRFLGSYPRHRWAEAEGDRPVPAPPGLSDTDYADAAAWLARLRTGELS, from the coding sequence ATGCCGGGAACACCGCCGACGCGCTTCGTCTACCTGGGCCCCGAGGGCACCTTCGCCGAGCAGGCGTTGCGCACCGTCCCCGCCGCCGAGCGGGGCAGCCGCACGCCGGCCCGCAGCGTCGGGGAGGCGCTGGAGAGCGTACGGTCCGGTGACGCCGACGCGGCGCTGGTGCCGCTGGAGAACTCCATCGGTGGCGCGGTGGGGGTGACCCTGGACGAGCTGGCCGAGGGGGACCCCCTGGTGATCACCCGTGAGGTGATCCTGCCGGTCGAGTTCGTGCTCGGCGCCCGGTCCGGCACCGACCTGACCACGATCCGGAGCGTGGCGGCGCACCCGCAGGCGTCCACCCAGTGCCGCAACTGGCTGCGTACGCACCTGCCGGACGCCGTGGTGGTCGACGTGCTCTCCAACGGCGCCGCCGCGGCGGGCGCGGCCGGCGGCGACTACGACGCGGCCATCTGCGCGCCGATCGGCGCCACCCGGCACCGGCTGGCCGTGCTGGCCGACAAGATCGCCGACCATCCGGACGCGGTGACCCGCTTCGCGCTGCTGTCCCGCCCCGGCCCGCCCCCGCCGCCGACCGGCGACGACGTCACGTCGCTCGCCGTCTACATCGCCCACGACCGGGTGGGCGCCCTGCTGTCGGTGCTCATGGAGCTGGCCGTACGCGGCGTCAACCTGACCCGGATCGAGTCCCGGCCGACCGGCGAGGCGCTCGGCCGGTACGTCTTCTTCCTCGACTGCTCCGGCCACGTGGCCGACGTCCGGCTCGGCGAGGCCCTCCAAGGGCTGCGCCGCGTCTGCGCCGACGTCCGCTTCCTCGGGTCGTATCCCCGTCACCGCTGGGCCGAGGCGGAGGGCGACCGACCGGTCCCCGCGCCACCCGGCCTGTCCGACACCGACTACGCCGACGCGGCGGCGTGGCTGGCCCGACTGCGCACCGGCGAGCTCAGCTGA
- a CDS encoding HAD family hydrolase, giving the protein MGETPALVATDIDGTLLRDHRTLSPRTAGVLARISAQGTPVVLVTGRPIRWLKMVYDQLAEPLPAVCANGAVVYDPANDEVLRADPLAPALLAEVARRLRAEVPGITFAVEISDSRQMRHEAHYPLRWDADHDAIRAVETPEELLTAPAVKLLARAGEQDPDAFAALIGSALRGLAEATHSSTSGLVEISAAGVTKAAGLAWYCERLGIDARDVLAFGDMPNDVPMLAWAGRAVAVANAHPTVLEVAHEVTAANSEDGVAAYLEKIFDVG; this is encoded by the coding sequence ATGGGAGAGACACCGGCACTGGTCGCCACCGACATCGACGGCACGCTGCTGCGGGACCACCGGACGCTCAGTCCGCGTACGGCCGGGGTCCTGGCCCGGATCTCCGCGCAGGGCACGCCGGTCGTGCTGGTCACCGGCCGGCCGATCCGCTGGCTCAAGATGGTGTACGACCAGCTGGCCGAGCCGCTGCCGGCGGTGTGCGCGAATGGCGCGGTGGTGTACGACCCGGCGAACGACGAGGTGCTCCGGGCCGACCCGCTGGCGCCGGCGCTGCTCGCCGAGGTCGCCCGCCGGCTGCGCGCCGAGGTACCGGGCATCACGTTCGCGGTGGAGATCAGCGACAGCCGGCAGATGCGGCACGAGGCGCACTACCCGCTGCGCTGGGACGCGGACCACGACGCGATCCGGGCCGTCGAGACGCCGGAGGAGCTGCTGACCGCGCCGGCGGTGAAGCTGCTCGCCCGAGCCGGGGAGCAGGACCCGGACGCGTTCGCCGCGCTGATCGGCAGCGCGCTGCGAGGCCTGGCCGAGGCGACCCACTCGTCCACGTCCGGCCTGGTCGAGATCTCCGCCGCCGGGGTGACCAAGGCGGCCGGGTTGGCGTGGTACTGCGAGCGGCTCGGCATCGACGCCCGGGACGTGCTGGCCTTCGGCGACATGCCCAACGACGTGCCGATGCTGGCCTGGGCCGGCCGGGCGGTGGCGGTGGCGAACGCGCACCCCACCGTCCTGGAGGTCGCGCACGAGGTGACCGCGGCGAACTCCGAGGACGGCGTGGCGGCGTACCTGGAGAAGATCTTCGACGTGGGTTGA
- a CDS encoding arginine deiminase — MTHYVDSEVGRLGTVLLHRPGPELARLTPRNNDSLLFDAIPWVGRAQEEHDAFAAALRERGVEVLYLAALLAETLAVADARAELTEQVLRSPRLGDSLRARVADHLAYLDPAALADVLIAGLAHEELRISAERPGGLVYTLMDRHDFVIDPLPNLLFTRDSSLWIRDRVGVTSLAMTARRRESTLTHAIYRHHPRFAGTSFVYDPGLEHLEGGDVLLLAPGVLAVGVGERTTPAGAERLGRQVFAAGLAHTILVVPIAQERATMHLDTVCTMVDVDAVLMYPNVADTLSAYTVIAGADGEDPRVDGPAPFLRAAADAMDLDQLRVIDTGLDPVTAEREQWDDGNNTLAIAPRLCVGYERNVETNAQLERSGIEVIPIAGSELGSGRGGPRCMSCPLVREPLGG; from the coding sequence GTGACCCACTATGTGGACAGTGAAGTAGGTCGGCTCGGCACCGTGCTGTTGCACCGCCCCGGGCCGGAACTCGCCCGGCTGACGCCGCGCAACAACGACTCGCTCCTCTTCGACGCGATCCCCTGGGTCGGTCGCGCCCAGGAGGAGCACGACGCGTTCGCCGCGGCGCTGCGCGAGCGCGGGGTGGAGGTGCTCTACCTCGCCGCACTGCTCGCCGAGACGCTCGCCGTGGCCGACGCCCGCGCCGAGTTGACCGAGCAGGTGCTCCGCTCGCCCCGGCTGGGCGACAGCCTGCGTGCCCGGGTCGCCGACCACCTGGCATACCTGGACCCGGCGGCGCTCGCCGACGTGCTCATCGCCGGCCTCGCCCACGAGGAACTGCGGATCAGCGCGGAGCGCCCGGGCGGGCTCGTCTACACCCTCATGGACCGGCACGACTTCGTCATCGACCCGCTGCCCAACCTGCTCTTCACCCGCGACTCGTCGCTCTGGATCCGGGACCGGGTCGGCGTCACCAGCCTCGCGATGACCGCCCGCCGCCGGGAGAGCACCCTGACCCACGCCATCTACCGGCACCACCCGCGCTTCGCCGGGACCAGCTTCGTGTACGACCCGGGCCTGGAGCACCTGGAGGGCGGGGACGTGCTGCTGCTGGCGCCCGGTGTGCTCGCCGTGGGAGTGGGTGAGCGGACCACCCCGGCCGGCGCCGAGCGGCTCGGCCGTCAGGTCTTCGCCGCCGGCCTCGCACACACCATCCTCGTGGTGCCGATCGCCCAGGAGCGGGCCACGATGCACCTGGACACCGTCTGCACCATGGTCGACGTCGACGCCGTCCTGATGTATCCGAACGTCGCCGACACGCTGTCCGCGTACACGGTGATCGCCGGCGCCGACGGGGAGGACCCCCGGGTCGACGGTCCCGCGCCGTTCCTGCGGGCCGCCGCCGACGCGATGGACCTGGACCAGCTCCGGGTGATCGACACTGGCCTGGACCCGGTCACCGCCGAACGCGAGCAGTGGGACGACGGCAACAACACCCTCGCCATCGCGCCCCGGCTCTGCGTCGGCTACGAGCGCAACGTGGAGACCAACGCGCAGTTGGAGCGGTCCGGCATCGAGGTGATCCCGATCGCCGGGTCGGAGCTGGGCTCCGGCCGAGGAGGCCCGCGGTGCATGTCCTGCCCGCTGGTGCGGGAGCCGCTGGGCGGCTGA
- a CDS encoding HAD family hydrolase: MTRPGLPKLIATDLDGTLVRSDDTVSAYTHGVLDRVRAAGIPVVGATGRGPRLTELTRNDIRAADFLVMAGGGRVVDQSDPAGPVVLRDERLPAEVLARLLADLEAEVGPLTVMVEASDEHDAPLWGDYHPSWPYPDRFEARTRAECLSTDVIKAFARTADHHVDELLEVARRIVPADVATLTQAGLGFVEICPPGVDKASGLAVVAQALGVDPDDVLVFGDQPNDLPMFGWAGWSRVAVSNAHPAVRAAADEVTLRNDDDGVAVYLDRLLSR; encoded by the coding sequence ATGACCCGCCCGGGACTGCCCAAGCTCATCGCCACCGACCTCGACGGGACACTCGTCCGCAGTGACGACACGGTGTCCGCGTACACGCACGGGGTGCTCGACCGGGTGCGGGCCGCCGGGATCCCGGTGGTCGGCGCCACCGGCCGCGGCCCCCGGCTGACCGAGCTGACCCGCAACGACATCCGCGCGGCCGACTTCCTCGTAATGGCCGGCGGCGGGCGCGTCGTCGACCAGAGCGACCCGGCCGGTCCGGTGGTGCTCCGCGACGAGCGCCTCCCCGCCGAGGTGCTCGCGCGGCTGCTCGCCGACCTGGAGGCCGAGGTCGGCCCGCTCACCGTGATGGTGGAGGCCTCCGACGAGCACGATGCCCCGCTGTGGGGTGACTACCACCCGAGCTGGCCCTATCCGGACCGGTTCGAGGCGCGTACGCGCGCGGAGTGCCTCTCCACCGACGTGATCAAGGCGTTCGCGCGGACCGCCGACCACCACGTGGACGAGCTGCTGGAGGTGGCCCGTCGGATCGTGCCCGCCGACGTGGCGACGCTCACCCAGGCCGGGCTCGGGTTCGTGGAGATCTGCCCGCCCGGCGTGGACAAGGCCAGCGGGCTGGCCGTCGTCGCCCAGGCCCTCGGCGTCGACCCGGACGACGTGCTGGTCTTCGGCGACCAGCCGAACGACCTGCCCATGTTCGGGTGGGCCGGCTGGTCCCGGGTGGCCGTCTCCAACGCCCACCCGGCCGTCCGCGCCGCCGCCGACGAGGTGACCCTGCGCAACGACGACGACGGGGTGGCGGTCTACCTCGACCGACTACTCTCCCGGTGA
- a CDS encoding alpha/beta hydrolase family protein, which produces MPADPRAVLTRPAPEPDLTVAYGDHPDQIADLRVPAGSGPARPLVVVIHGGFWRAEYDRRHTGPLATALAALGHPVAQVEYRRTGQPGGGWPGTLTDVVSGVAALPRLAAAAMPGRVSGVAPILVGHSAGGHLALHVAGTAPATVGGVLALAPVADLAEAYRRDLDDGAVAALLGGGPDDVPERYAAADPRSLVPMQTRTVVVHGAQDRQVPVELSRDFVATARAAGSDISLIELPECEHFALIDPESVAWPTVVAALQSLHDDHSPIDAASPSR; this is translated from the coding sequence ATGCCCGCCGATCCGCGTGCCGTGCTCACCCGGCCCGCCCCGGAGCCCGACCTGACCGTGGCGTACGGCGACCATCCGGACCAGATCGCCGACCTCCGCGTTCCGGCGGGGAGCGGCCCGGCGCGACCGCTGGTCGTGGTGATCCACGGCGGGTTCTGGCGAGCCGAGTACGACCGGCGCCACACCGGCCCGCTGGCCACCGCCCTGGCCGCGCTGGGGCACCCGGTGGCGCAGGTGGAGTACCGGCGGACCGGGCAGCCGGGCGGTGGCTGGCCGGGCACCCTCACGGACGTGGTGAGCGGTGTCGCGGCGCTGCCGCGGCTGGCCGCCGCCGCGATGCCGGGCCGGGTTTCGGGGGTCGCCCCGATCCTCGTCGGGCACTCGGCGGGCGGGCACCTCGCGCTCCACGTCGCCGGGACGGCGCCGGCGACGGTCGGCGGCGTGCTGGCGCTCGCCCCGGTGGCCGACCTCGCCGAGGCGTACCGGCGGGACCTGGACGACGGTGCCGTGGCGGCGCTGCTGGGCGGAGGGCCGGACGACGTGCCGGAGCGGTACGCGGCGGCGGACCCACGGTCTTTGGTACCGATGCAAACACGCACCGTAGTCGTCCATGGCGCGCAGGATCGGCAGGTGCCGGTGGAGTTGAGCCGGGATTTCGTCGCCACCGCCCGCGCCGCGGGTTCCGATATCTCCCTTATCGAGCTGCCCGAGTGCGAGCATTTCGCACTTATCGACCCCGAGTCGGTGGCCTGGCCGACGGTCGTGGCCGCGTTGCAGTCCCTACACGATGATCACTCGCCGATTGACGCAGCGTCGCCGAGCAGGTAG
- a CDS encoding AIM24 family protein — protein sequence MRSALFSAENLEKESAQPGMRLQNSKMLKIELNGEAMARVGSMVAYQGNVQFQALGSGGLGKFLKQKLTGEGVPLMRVSGQGDVFLAELAKDVHIIDLEPGDALSINGSSVLAFDSTLQYDIKMVGGAGMASSSGLFNCVFTGHGRIAITTKGTPVVLNVDQPTYVDPQAAVCWSANLQTGYHRAEQLGLGTLLGRRTGESFTMSFAGQGFVVVQPSEEPPVMGSGAQEQQGGLLGGLLS from the coding sequence ATGCGCAGCGCGCTGTTCTCCGCGGAGAACCTTGAGAAGGAGTCCGCCCAGCCCGGCATGCGGCTGCAGAACTCCAAGATGTTGAAGATCGAGCTCAACGGCGAGGCGATGGCCCGGGTCGGGTCCATGGTCGCCTACCAGGGGAACGTGCAGTTCCAGGCCCTCGGGTCGGGCGGGCTGGGCAAGTTCCTCAAGCAGAAGCTCACCGGCGAGGGTGTCCCGCTGATGCGGGTGAGCGGCCAGGGTGACGTCTTCCTCGCCGAGCTGGCGAAGGACGTCCACATCATCGACCTGGAGCCCGGCGACGCCCTCTCCATCAACGGCTCCAGCGTGCTGGCCTTCGACTCCACCCTCCAGTACGACATCAAGATGGTCGGTGGCGCCGGCATGGCGTCGTCGTCCGGCCTCTTCAACTGCGTCTTCACCGGCCACGGTCGGATCGCCATCACCACCAAGGGCACGCCGGTCGTGCTCAACGTCGACCAGCCGACGTACGTCGACCCGCAGGCCGCGGTGTGCTGGTCGGCCAACCTCCAGACCGGCTACCACCGCGCGGAGCAGCTGGGCCTCGGCACGCTGCTCGGCCGGCGCACCGGCGAGTCGTTCACGATGAGCTTCGCCGGCCAGGGCTTCGTGGTCGTGCAGCCGTCCGAGGAGCCGCCGGTCATGGGCAGCGGCGCGCAGGAGCAGCAGGGCGGCCTGCTCGGCGGTCTGCTCAGCTGA
- the ddaH gene encoding dimethylargininase, whose translation MVTVNQQRVPRKRTYLMCSPEHFAVEYAINPWMDVTTPVDPELAVKQWDRLRETLVGLGHEVHLLTPERGLPDMVYAANGAFVVDGTAYGARFKHEQRAAEAAAHRAFYEAQGWRFIAPSETNEGEGDFAYVPEAHGGLILAGHGFRTELPAHAEAQEALGRPVISLHLVDPRFYHLDVALASIDDGNIVYYPGAFSAASQRVLAQLFPEAVVADDEDALTFGLNLVSDGLNVVLNSEATRLAGKLKSIGYRPVPVELAELKKGGGSVKCCIAELRH comes from the coding sequence TTGGTCACCGTGAACCAGCAGCGAGTGCCGCGAAAGCGGACATATCTCATGTGCTCCCCGGAGCACTTCGCGGTCGAGTACGCGATCAACCCGTGGATGGACGTGACCACCCCGGTCGACCCGGAGCTGGCCGTGAAGCAGTGGGACCGGCTGCGCGAGACGCTGGTCGGGCTCGGCCACGAGGTGCACCTGTTGACGCCGGAGCGTGGCCTGCCCGACATGGTCTACGCGGCCAACGGCGCCTTCGTGGTGGACGGCACGGCGTACGGCGCTCGCTTCAAGCATGAGCAGCGTGCCGCCGAGGCCGCGGCGCACCGGGCGTTCTACGAGGCACAGGGCTGGCGCTTCATCGCGCCGAGCGAGACCAACGAGGGCGAGGGCGACTTCGCGTACGTCCCGGAGGCGCACGGCGGCCTGATCCTCGCCGGGCACGGCTTCCGTACCGAGCTTCCGGCGCACGCCGAGGCGCAGGAGGCGCTCGGCCGCCCGGTGATCTCGCTGCACCTGGTCGACCCGCGCTTCTACCACCTGGACGTGGCGCTCGCCTCGATCGACGACGGCAACATCGTCTACTACCCGGGTGCGTTCTCGGCCGCCAGCCAGCGGGTCCTGGCGCAGCTGTTCCCCGAGGCCGTGGTGGCCGACGACGAGGACGCGCTGACCTTCGGCCTGAACCTGGTCAGCGACGGCCTGAACGTGGTGCTCAACAGTGAGGCGACCCGGCTGGCCGGCAAGCTGAAGTCGATCGGCTACCGCCCGGTGCCGGTCGAGCTGGCCGAGCTGAAGAAGGGCGGCGGCAGCGTGAAGTGCTGCATCGCGGAGCTGCGCCACTGA
- a CDS encoding ACT domain-containing protein has translation MLDVDLLPEEYAVCRMAAGTALPPTLSRGLNHADVVTVSWTTDGISVICPLDRAPEQAVVETAWRCLRVSGPIDLAVTGTLAALVDPLAGARVNAVAFSTFDTDYLLVPAVRLDEATTALERAGHRVSG, from the coding sequence ATGCTCGATGTCGATCTGCTACCGGAGGAGTACGCCGTGTGCCGGATGGCCGCCGGCACCGCACTGCCGCCCACGCTGTCGCGCGGCCTGAACCATGCCGACGTGGTGACGGTCAGCTGGACCACCGACGGGATCTCCGTCATCTGCCCACTGGACCGGGCTCCCGAGCAGGCGGTGGTGGAGACCGCCTGGCGCTGCCTACGGGTCTCGGGTCCGATCGACCTGGCCGTCACCGGCACGCTCGCCGCGCTCGTCGACCCACTGGCCGGCGCCCGGGTCAACGCGGTCGCCTTCTCCACCTTCGACACCGACTACCTACTCGTCCCGGCCGTTCGGCTCGACGAGGCGACCACGGCGCTGGAACGGGCCGGGCACCGGGTCTCCGGCTGA
- a CDS encoding Lrp/AsnC family transcriptional regulator — protein MQIDAVDQRIIALLVADARASYADIGTRVSLSAPAVKRRVDRLRATGVIRGFTAVVDPAAVGWTTEAFVELFCAGRTTPAQIGVAARRHPEVVGAYTVSGEADALVHLRAADIAHLEAALERLRAESFVTSTRSTIVLSRLVESPGVGPSAG, from the coding sequence TTGCAGATCGACGCCGTTGACCAGCGGATCATTGCGTTGCTTGTCGCAGACGCCCGCGCCTCGTACGCCGACATCGGCACCCGGGTGTCACTCTCCGCCCCGGCCGTCAAGCGACGCGTCGATCGACTGCGGGCCACCGGGGTGATCCGGGGATTCACCGCCGTCGTCGACCCCGCCGCCGTCGGCTGGACCACCGAGGCGTTCGTCGAGCTGTTCTGCGCCGGACGCACCACCCCGGCGCAGATCGGCGTCGCGGCCCGCCGACACCCCGAGGTGGTCGGCGCCTACACCGTGTCGGGCGAGGCGGACGCGCTCGTCCACCTGCGGGCGGCCGACATCGCGCACCTGGAGGCGGCGCTGGAGCGGTTGCGGGCCGAGTCGTTCGTGACCTCGACCCGGAGCACCATCGTGC
- a CDS encoding ABC transporter substrate-binding protein, whose amino-acid sequence MSQMNRRRALQLLGALGTTGLVAACGDDTESGPAAGPKSPIKIGLIAPQAGGLKAIGEEITNGFQLFLDLHDQQLGGHPVTLITADEGDGAKTAQAAVDGLLKQGALALTGVVNSAAMLGIRDMVEEARVPLIGSNASPSSLQSVVYIWRTSYVLDEAGRALGRYLKDRLPANSKIVMIMPENVGAPDVVRGFRQEFGASDPRIAGEVVWTTPALNPGKTAFVQDIRRARNRKPTAIFCFFAGDAGVEFVKQLRNEGYRGPIYAPGFLTEGAALDSLKNDALNIQTALNYSADLNNVANRVFASAYRKKHNISPTTYAMASYDAAQVLHQAIGLAGDNPDRQQVNLALGKLGQIDSPRGIWQFNQPRTPQQKWYLRQVQRDGQVLSNVVVNELATLG is encoded by the coding sequence GTGTCGCAGATGAACCGCAGGCGGGCACTCCAACTGCTGGGCGCGCTCGGTACGACCGGACTCGTCGCGGCGTGCGGCGACGACACCGAGAGCGGACCGGCGGCCGGCCCCAAGAGCCCGATCAAGATCGGCCTGATCGCTCCGCAGGCCGGCGGGTTGAAGGCGATCGGCGAGGAGATCACGAACGGGTTCCAGCTCTTCCTCGACCTGCACGACCAGCAGCTCGGCGGGCACCCGGTCACGTTGATCACCGCCGACGAGGGCGACGGCGCCAAGACCGCCCAGGCGGCCGTCGACGGCCTGCTGAAGCAGGGCGCGCTGGCGCTGACCGGCGTGGTCAACTCGGCCGCCATGCTGGGCATCCGTGACATGGTCGAGGAGGCCCGGGTGCCGCTGATCGGCTCGAACGCCTCGCCGAGCAGCCTGCAGAGCGTCGTCTACATCTGGCGCACCTCGTACGTGCTGGACGAGGCCGGCCGCGCCCTGGGCCGCTACCTGAAGGACCGCCTGCCGGCCAACAGCAAGATCGTGATGATCATGCCGGAGAACGTCGGCGCCCCGGACGTGGTGCGTGGCTTCCGGCAGGAGTTCGGCGCCAGCGACCCGCGCATCGCCGGCGAGGTGGTCTGGACGACCCCCGCCCTCAACCCGGGCAAGACGGCGTTCGTCCAGGACATCCGCAGGGCCCGCAACCGGAAGCCCACCGCGATCTTCTGCTTCTTCGCCGGCGACGCCGGTGTCGAGTTCGTCAAGCAACTGCGCAACGAGGGCTACCGGGGCCCCATCTACGCCCCGGGCTTCCTCACCGAGGGCGCCGCGCTGGACAGCCTCAAGAACGACGCGCTCAACATCCAGACGGCGCTGAACTACTCGGCCGACCTGAACAACGTCGCCAACCGGGTGTTCGCCTCGGCCTACCGGAAGAAGCACAACATCTCGCCGACCACCTACGCGATGGCGTCGTACGACGCCGCGCAGGTGCTGCACCAGGCGATCGGCCTGGCCGGCGACAACCCGGATCGGCAGCAGGTCAACCTCGCACTGGGCAAGCTCGGCCAGATCGACAGTCCGCGCGGCATCTGGCAGTTCAACCAGCCGCGTACGCCGCAGCAGAAGTGGTACCTGCGCCAGGTGCAGCGCGACGGCCAGGTGCTGTCGAACGTCGTCGTCAACGAGCTGGCCACGCTGGGCTGA